The Candidatus Sysuiplasma acidicola genome includes a window with the following:
- a CDS encoding dihydrodipicolinate synthase family protein: protein MSGSYSGVFVAMVTPFDEKGELDETALASLLDFLISKKVNGIYAGGTTGEGLLMTVSQRKRLTEICHERCNGNVRLIVHVGDNSIENVRELASHARDTGADAIAAVPGSYYKPDEDAVRHYYSLVSSFTDLPLFIYHIPPITGVQIKPETVVEMMEEHSSIMGIKDSSGDFRNLLQLINMKPKDKIIFCGSDDFFLAGLVSGMDGCVSGYSNPFPESYVHLYKLFREGGLAKASVIQSRISEMRSLLTTPPIQPIKEALKLRGINAGFVKPPLRRLTEREIQKLKKNLRTGGAA, encoded by the coding sequence ATGAGCGGCAGTTATTCGGGCGTGTTTGTGGCGATGGTCACACCATTCGATGAAAAAGGAGAACTGGATGAAACAGCACTGGCCTCCCTTCTCGACTTTCTTATAAGCAAGAAAGTGAACGGCATATATGCCGGTGGAACGACAGGGGAGGGACTCCTGATGACCGTAAGCCAGAGAAAGCGGCTCACCGAGATATGCCATGAGAGATGTAATGGAAATGTCAGGCTGATCGTCCATGTCGGCGACAATTCCATAGAAAACGTCAGAGAACTGGCATCGCATGCCAGAGACACTGGTGCGGATGCTATTGCTGCCGTACCCGGCAGCTATTACAAACCCGATGAGGACGCTGTCAGGCACTACTACTCTCTGGTGTCCTCATTTACAGATCTTCCGCTTTTCATTTACCACATACCTCCAATTACCGGAGTGCAGATAAAGCCGGAAACTGTTGTGGAGATGATGGAAGAACATTCGAGCATTATGGGCATAAAAGACAGCAGCGGAGATTTCAGAAATCTGCTGCAGCTCATTAATATGAAACCGAAGGACAAGATTATATTCTGCGGTTCAGATGATTTCTTTCTCGCCGGCCTAGTTTCAGGAATGGACGGTTGCGTGAGCGGATACTCGAATCCATTCCCCGAGAGCTATGTTCACCTGTACAAGCTGTTCAGAGAGGGCGGTCTGGCAAAAGCGTCGGTGATCCAGTCAAGAATCTCTGAAATGAGGAGTCTCCTGACTACCCCGCCCATTCAACCCATCAAAGAAGCATTGAAGCTAAGAGGAATTAATGCCGGATTCGTCAAACCTCCTCTGAGACGATTGACAGAGAGGGAGATACAGAAACTGAAAAAGAACCTGAGGACAGGGGGCGCAGCCTGA
- the purC gene encoding phosphoribosylaminoimidazolesuccinocarboxamide synthase codes for MKLLRKGKVKEVYEAGADGLEFVFTDQISVFDKIISNSIPHKGDALCRTGAFWFQIAKTMGIRTHFMELVASNRMRVKRVDVISDYSKINSTTRNYLIPLEFVMRHYVAGSLMDRLASGEVKPEDIGFKPGHKPKYGEKLNKPFFEVTTKLEPVDRHLTISEALSISGLSDRDMNEIRSIIERIDSRIQDEVSNRGLIHVDGKKEFALDKDRQVMLVDTFGTSDEDRWWDADAYSQGRIEELSKEFVRQYYRKTGYYEMLESARKKGETEPPIPPLPEDMVKRTSDLYVSMFERITGESFS; via the coding sequence TTGAAATTACTCAGAAAAGGAAAAGTCAAAGAGGTGTACGAGGCTGGCGCTGATGGACTCGAATTCGTTTTCACAGATCAGATTTCAGTGTTCGACAAGATCATTTCAAATAGCATTCCTCACAAGGGCGATGCTCTGTGCAGGACAGGCGCATTCTGGTTCCAGATTGCCAAGACGATGGGTATAAGGACACATTTCATGGAACTTGTGGCATCCAACCGCATGCGTGTAAAGCGCGTGGACGTCATAAGCGATTACTCCAAAATTAACAGCACGACCCGCAATTATCTGATACCTCTGGAATTCGTTATGCGGCATTATGTTGCAGGCAGCCTTATGGACAGGTTGGCGAGCGGTGAAGTTAAACCGGAGGACATAGGTTTCAAGCCGGGGCACAAGCCAAAATACGGGGAGAAGCTCAATAAACCGTTTTTTGAAGTCACGACAAAGCTCGAACCTGTCGACAGGCATCTGACAATCAGCGAAGCTCTCTCCATTTCAGGTCTCTCGGACCGCGATATGAATGAGATCCGCTCGATCATAGAGAGGATAGACAGCCGCATCCAGGATGAGGTTAGCAACAGGGGACTGATTCATGTCGACGGCAAGAAGGAGTTCGCACTGGATAAGGACAGACAGGTCATGCTGGTTGACACGTTCGGCACATCCGATGAGGACAGATGGTGGGATGCCGATGCATATTCACAGGGCAGAATCGAGGAACTGAGCAAGGAATTCGTCAGGCAGTATTACAGGAAGACGGGTTATTACGAAATGCTGGAGTCTGCAAGAAAGAAGGGAGAAACTGAGCCACCAATACCTCCCCTTCCGGAAGATATGGTGAAGAGGACATCTGACCTTTACGTGAGCATGTTTGAACGGATAACCGGCGAATCGTTCAGCTAA